Proteins from one Flavobacterium sp. N2038 genomic window:
- a CDS encoding DUF2147 domain-containing protein, whose protein sequence is MKNWMLTIGVFFFAMTMQAQSVVGKWKTIDDETGEAKSIVEVYEKSGKIYGKVVEILRESHKKDVCTKCSGAEKNKPILGMVIINGLKKDGSEYNDGTILDPTNGKKYKCYITLDSADKLKLRGYVGISLMGRTQYWTRVKN, encoded by the coding sequence ATGAAAAATTGGATGTTAACTATTGGTGTTTTTTTCTTCGCTATGACAATGCAGGCTCAAAGTGTTGTTGGCAAATGGAAAACAATAGATGATGAAACAGGTGAAGCAAAATCTATTGTAGAGGTTTATGAAAAGTCTGGGAAAATTTATGGTAAAGTAGTAGAGATACTTCGTGAGAGCCACAAAAAAGATGTTTGCACTAAATGTAGCGGTGCAGAGAAAAATAAACCAATTTTAGGAATGGTTATTATTAATGGTCTTAAAAAAGACGGAAGTGAATATAATGACGGGACTATTCTTGATCCGACAAATGGTAAAAAATACAAATGTTATATCACTTTAGATTCTGCAGATAAGTTGAAACTTCGTGGTTATGTTGGAATCTCGTTAATGGGCAGAACGCAATACTGGACACGCGTAAAAAACTAA
- a CDS encoding YihY/virulence factor BrkB family protein, whose product MSKEIEDRIEKLPVVRSLARLLKRIKLPWLEGFSLYDLLEMYTIGIIDGAFSYHASAVSFSFFMALFPFALFILNLIPFIPIDNFQDDFLQFVQQGVPPNTYDAISKIISDILNNSHSGLLSTGFLLSIFLMANGINGILSGFESSKHVFDKRGFLNQYLVALAISLVMTIILFVTVATIVVFEVFIQKTIIQDVLSDRIPLIILGRYLFVVLMILITSSILLRYGTKQYNKVPFISIGSVFTTILIVISSFFFGIWVIKFSKYNELYGSIGTLLILMFYIWINCMILLLGFELNATIRKLKQKKNK is encoded by the coding sequence ATGTCTAAAGAGATAGAAGACCGGATTGAGAAGCTACCTGTAGTTCGTTCTTTGGCCCGACTTTTAAAGAGAATAAAATTGCCCTGGCTGGAAGGCTTTTCGTTGTATGATCTGCTCGAAATGTACACTATCGGAATTATTGATGGTGCATTTTCATATCATGCAAGCGCAGTTTCTTTTAGTTTTTTTATGGCTTTGTTTCCTTTTGCACTGTTTATTTTAAACTTGATTCCGTTTATTCCGATAGATAATTTTCAGGATGACTTTCTTCAGTTTGTGCAACAGGGAGTTCCTCCAAATACATATGATGCGATAAGTAAAATTATTAGTGATATTTTAAATAATAGTCACTCAGGATTGCTGTCAACGGGATTTTTGCTTTCGATTTTTTTAATGGCAAATGGTATTAACGGAATTTTAAGTGGTTTTGAATCATCCAAACATGTTTTTGATAAGCGTGGTTTTCTAAATCAGTATCTTGTTGCGTTGGCAATTTCACTTGTCATGACTATTATTTTATTTGTAACTGTGGCAACAATTGTGGTTTTTGAGGTGTTTATTCAAAAGACTATTATTCAGGATGTGCTTAGTGACCGAATTCCGCTGATTATTTTGGGCCGATATTTGTTTGTTGTTTTAATGATTTTGATAACGTCTTCAATATTACTTCGTTATGGCACTAAGCAGTATAATAAAGTGCCATTTATAAGTATTGGATCTGTTTTTACGACGATATTAATTGTTATATCTTCGTTCTTTTTTGGGATTTGGGTTATAAAATTTTCAAAATATAACGAACTTTATGGTTCAATTGGTACATTATTAATTCTAATGTTTTACATTTGGATAAACTGTATGATTCTGCTTTTGGGGTTCGAACTGAATGCTACTATCAGAAAATTAAAACAAAAAAAAAATAAATAA
- the nadC gene encoding carboxylating nicotinate-nucleotide diphosphorylase, which produces MITEAQFQAELQLLISNAIREDVGPGDYSSLACIPDTAHGQARLLVKDQGIIAGVAMAKMIFEFVDPKLKVKTFIEDGTHVEYGDVVFEVSGSSQSILKSERVVLNTMQRMSAIATKTSHLMQLLEGTGAKILDTRKTTPNFRVAEKWAVKIGGGENHRYALYDMIMLKDNHIDFAGGITLAIKKTKEYLKANNLDLKIIVEARNLDEIREILLSDGVHRILIDNFNYEDTKKAVALIGKKCQTESSGNINEKTIREYGLCGVNYISSGALTHSVYNMDLSLKAF; this is translated from the coding sequence ATGATAACCGAAGCTCAATTTCAAGCAGAATTACAACTTTTAATCAGTAATGCCATTAGAGAAGATGTGGGACCAGGCGATTACAGTTCGCTTGCCTGTATTCCTGATACAGCGCACGGTCAGGCTAGATTATTGGTTAAAGACCAGGGAATTATTGCGGGAGTTGCAATGGCAAAGATGATATTTGAGTTTGTTGATCCTAAATTAAAAGTAAAAACTTTTATTGAAGATGGAACGCATGTAGAATATGGTGATGTGGTTTTTGAAGTTTCAGGCAGTTCACAATCTATCTTAAAGTCAGAAAGAGTGGTTTTGAATACCATGCAGCGTATGTCTGCAATTGCGACAAAAACAAGTCATTTGATGCAATTGTTAGAAGGAACGGGAGCTAAAATATTAGATACCCGAAAAACGACTCCAAATTTCAGAGTGGCTGAAAAATGGGCAGTAAAAATAGGAGGAGGAGAAAATCATCGTTATGCTCTTTACGATATGATCATGCTGAAAGATAACCATATTGATTTTGCAGGCGGAATTACATTGGCAATTAAAAAGACCAAAGAATATCTAAAAGCTAATAATCTGGATTTAAAAATTATTGTTGAAGCCAGAAATCTGGATGAAATTCGTGAAATATTATTAAGCGATGGTGTTCACAGAATTTTAATAGATAACTTCAATTATGAAGATACTAAAAAAGCAGTGGCTTTAATTGGTAAAAAGTGCCAGACAGAATCTTCTGGAAATATTAATGAAAAAACTATTCGCGAATATGGACTTTGCGGTGTTAATTATATATCGTCCGGAGCTTTAACGCACTCTGTTTATAATATGGATTTGAGTCTGAAAGCTTTTTAA
- a CDS encoding esterase/lipase family protein, with protein MNKFTLLLFFAAFFYSCDKDDNSAPQPYTPGEQPTANLPAYPVQRQNNYPIVLVHGMCGWGRDEMNGFYYWGGKGDIQTYLNTQGYTTYTASMGPLSSNWDRAVELYYNIVGGVVDYGAVHAMRHGHSRYGESYPGFYPKWNAANKVHFIGHSMGGPTPRLLIELLENGDEQEKAYIPGPHEAPTSDLFKGGKNNWVASHTTISGVHDGALPADFVGFHDNLMKMLIGMGAIGGIILEENAVYNFDLGQWGLQRQENESPKAYMERVFDKTAADDGSAARFWQSQDNCVYDLSVKASQMQNYWAKSSHNVYYASYSFNDMTEQPDGIWTPSDNMNPLLKPDGVGIGKTTLNLPLGYNKWRPCDGLVSVPSGQYPIGHDYILRDTIHRKLAPKGVWDVHPVIQGQDHISIITPDNKQSSTNWLNKFYLKIAKDLSCLPI; from the coding sequence ATGAACAAATTTACACTCTTATTGTTTTTTGCTGCATTTTTCTATTCTTGTGATAAAGATGATAATTCTGCTCCTCAACCTTATACTCCGGGAGAACAACCAACAGCAAATTTACCCGCCTATCCCGTTCAACGGCAAAATAATTATCCTATAGTACTCGTACATGGAATGTGCGGCTGGGGAAGAGATGAAATGAACGGTTTTTATTATTGGGGTGGCAAAGGTGATATTCAGACTTATTTAAACACACAAGGTTACACAACTTATACCGCTTCGATGGGACCATTATCAAGTAATTGGGACCGGGCTGTCGAATTGTATTATAATATAGTGGGCGGCGTGGTCGATTATGGTGCCGTGCACGCTATGCGTCACGGACACAGTCGTTATGGCGAATCGTACCCGGGATTTTACCCAAAATGGAATGCTGCCAACAAGGTTCATTTTATAGGACATAGTATGGGAGGGCCAACTCCCAGATTATTAATTGAGTTACTTGAAAATGGTGATGAACAGGAAAAAGCCTATATCCCGGGACCACATGAAGCTCCAACTTCTGATTTATTTAAAGGCGGTAAAAACAACTGGGTGGCAAGTCACACAACCATTTCAGGTGTTCACGATGGAGCTCTGCCTGCAGATTTTGTAGGTTTTCATGATAACTTAATGAAAATGTTAATTGGCATGGGTGCGATAGGCGGAATTATACTTGAAGAAAACGCCGTTTATAATTTTGATCTGGGACAATGGGGGCTTCAAAGACAAGAAAACGAAAGCCCAAAAGCATACATGGAACGTGTTTTTGATAAAACAGCTGCAGATGATGGCTCTGCAGCCCGCTTTTGGCAATCACAGGATAATTGTGTTTATGATTTAAGTGTAAAAGCATCCCAAATGCAAAATTATTGGGCAAAAAGCTCTCATAATGTATACTATGCTTCTTATTCGTTTAATGATATGACAGAACAACCGGACGGAATCTGGACACCTTCGGATAACATGAATCCATTATTAAAGCCAGACGGAGTTGGTATAGGTAAAACTACTTTAAATTTACCGCTGGGTTATAATAAATGGAGGCCTTGCGATGGATTGGTAAGTGTACCTTCCGGTCAATACCCAATTGGACATGATTATATTTTGAGAGACACAATTCATAGAAAATTAGCTCCAAAAGGTGTTTGGGATGTACATCCCGTTATTCAGGGACAAGACCACATCAGCATCATTACACCAGACAATAAACAATCTTCAACAAATTGGTTAAATAAATTTTACTTAAAGATTGCTAAAGATCTTTCCTGTTTACCCATCTAG